One Diospyros lotus cultivar Yz01 chromosome 1, ASM1463336v1, whole genome shotgun sequence genomic window carries:
- the LOC127791989 gene encoding nitrate regulatory gene2 protein-like yields MGCTASKLDGEDAVRHCKERRRLMKDAIYARHHLAAAHSDYCSSLRLTGSALSAFAAGEPLSVSKYSPAVLLRPTSSSSTATDTARPSPPPQSRFFPSPAPPVATAKLPRSSSRRHRKTMKLPHILSESSPSLSRSNNYSTNYTYDSNSTYSGTPSQASSVWNWDNFYPPSPPGSEFFEKLHNGGEKASNYSNYRSYHSYQQINHRHEDEEETAEREEVQYSEWDDHYNTTTSSSDEEDGDSRSEAETQSNFGSKAPPAAAASIHSTMNKPEKFEDGGEMLVRHRDLAEIMASIQEYFEKAASSGEQVSEMLETSRAQMDRSFGQLKKTLYHSSGILSKLSSSWTSKPPLVVKYRFEPGSVHEPGGPKSLCSTLERLLAWEKKLYLEVKAREGVRIEHEKKLATLQSQEYKGNEEAKLDKTKTSIQRLQSLILVTSEAVSAAASAIIGLRDAELLPQLVHLCHGFMHMWKSMNQFHEIQNHVVQQVRGLVNRSTKAQSTSDQHRQATRDLESAVSMWHSSFCRLVKFQRDFIRSLHAWFMLTLLPVNNEPITNSNSKPSPAFTFCDEWKVSLDRLPDTVASEAIKSFINVVHSMSVKQSEEIKIRKRTESSSKEQEKKASALRNLEKKYYNSYSTVGAGIPGDAGPDTGHGLDARDPLAEKRSKLAASERQVQDEMLRYSKAVEVTRAVTLNNIQTGLPGVFQAMTSFSGLIVEALETVCNHSYAVI; encoded by the exons ATGGGATGCACGGCGTCGAAGCTGGACGGCGAGGACGCCGTGAGGCACTGCAAGGAGAGGAGACGCCTGATGAAAGATGCCATCTACGCCCGCCACCACCTCGCCGCCGCCCACTCCGACTACTGCAGCTCCCTCCGCCTCACCGGCTCCGCCCTCTCCGCCTTCGCAGCCGGCGAACCCCTCTCCGTCTCTAAATACTCGCCCGCAGTCCTCCTCCGCCCCACCTCCTCCTCATCCACCGCCACAGACACTGCCCGTCCGTCACCGCCACCACAATCTCGCTTCTTTCCCTCTCCTGCCCCACCCGTCGCCACCGCCAAACTACCAAGATCCTCTTCTCGCCGTCATCGGAAAACAATGAAGCTCCCTCACATTCTCTCTGAATCGAGCCCTTCTTTATCTCGATCGAACAATTACTCCACAAACTATACATATGATTCGAATTCGACATATTCTGGCACTCCATCTCAAGCGTCATCGGTCTGGAACTGGGACAACTTCTACCCTCCGTCGCCGCCGGGTTCGGAATTCTTCGAAAAACTGCACAACGGCGGCGAAAAAGCCTCGAACTACTCCAACTACCGGAGTTACCACAGTTACCAGCAGATCAATCATCGCCACGAAGACGAAGAAGAGACGGCGGAGAGAGAGGAGGTGCAGTACAGCGAGTGGGACGACCATTACAACACCACGACCTCCTCCTCCGACGAGGAAGACGGAGATTCGAGATCGGAGGCGGAAACGCAGTCGAATTTCGGATCGAAAGCACCGCCTGCAGCGGCTGCGTCGATTCACTCGACAATGAACAAGCCTGAGAAATTCGAGGACGGCGGCGAGATGCTGGTCCGGCACCGTGATCTGGCGGAGATCATGGCTTCGATCCAAGAGTACTTCGAGAAAGCGGCTTCATCCGGCGAGCAGGTCTCGGAGATGCTCGAGACCAGCCGTGCTCAGATGGATCGCAGTTTCGGGCAATTAAAGA AGACTCTCTATCATTCCAGCGGAATCCTGAGCAAGTTGAGCTCGAGCTGGACTTCGAAGCCGCCGCTGGTAGTCAAGTACCGGTTTGAACCGGGCTCGGTTCATGAGCCGGGCGGCCCAAAGAGCCTTTGTTCCACATTGGAGCGGCTATTGGCTTGGGAGAAGAAACTCTACCTGGAAGTTAAG GCCAGGGAGGGTGTGAGAATTGAGCATGAGAAGAAGTTGGCTACCTTGCAAAGCCAGGAGTACAAAGGGAATGAAGAAGCCAAGTTGGACAAGACAAAGACATCAATACAGAGGTTACAGTCTTTAATTCTGGTCACATCTGAGGCGGTTTCCGCCGCCGCCTCCGCCATCATTGGCCTACGAGACGCTGAACTTCTGCCGCAGCTGGTTCATCTTTGTCATGG GTTTATGCACATGTGGAAGTCAATGAACCAGTTCCATGAAATTCAGAATCATGTTGTGCAGCAGGTGCGTGGCCTAGTGAACAGATCAACCAAGGCTCAGTCCACCTCTGATCAGCACCGGCAGGCAACTCGAGACCTCGAATCAGCTGTCTCCATGTGGCACTCGAGTTTCTGCCGCCTAGTGAAATTCCAAAGGGATTTCATCCGCTCTCTCCATGCCTGGTTCATGCTGACCCTCCTTCCTGTCAACAATGAGCCAATAACCAACAGCAACAGCAAGCCTTCTCCAGCATTTACCTTCTGCGACGAGTGGAAGGTTTCCCTTGACCGTCTCCCCGACACAGTGGCATCTGAAGCCATCAAAAGCTTCATCAACGTTGTCCATTCGATGTCCGTGAAGCAGTCCGAGGAGATCAAGATCAGGAAAAGAACCGAATCTTCATCGAAAGAACAGGAGAAGAAAGCTTCAGCCCTCAGGAACCTAGAGAAGAAGTACTACAATTCATACTCCACGGTTGGTGCTGGGATTCCTGGTGATGCTGGACCTGACACTGGTCATGGACTGGATGCTCGAGACCCGCTGGCTGAGAAGAGATCCAAGCTTGCAGCATCCGAAAGGCAAGTCCAAGACGAAATGTTGAGGTACTCTAAGGCAGTAGAGGTTACTAGGGCTGTGACACTGAATAACATCCAGACAGGCTTGCCAGGAGTTTTCCAGGCCATGACCAGTTTTTCTGGCCTAATTGTGGAGGCACTTGAGACTGTTTGCAACCATTCTTATGCTGTTATATAG